TAAAGGAATATCTTCTAACTGAATTTGTCCTATTTTTCTTTTAAGATTTCTTATTTCTAAATTTATTTTATTTAATTCATCTTTTTTAATTCAATTTTTTAAATTTTCTAAAGCTAAATTGTATTTCTCTAATTCCTCGGCATCTTCCAAAAAATAAGGATGTTCTAATTCAAATATTGTTTTTGATTCTTTAGATTTTCATAAAGAAAAATTAATAATTTTTTTGATTTTATTATTATTTAAAGTTGTTTTTGTGTTTGCTTTATTGTCTATTATTACTATTGATTCATAATTAAAAAAGAAATTATTTTTAAATTTATTAAACTTTTTTACTAAATTACTTTTTAAAATGTTAATTTCCTTTTTACTATTGCTAGTAAACATAAAACTTAGGTTACCATCATCATAAACTATTTGTTTAATTTTTATACTAAGTAAAAAATTAGTTTCAATAATTTTTTCAACAATGTTTTTATAAACATCTTCCTTTATGAATCAACGAATTAAAGAAAAACTAAAAAATAATGAATATCTTTTCTTTGTTTTTGTCTCATATGTTTTTTTAATCTTTAATTTTTTATACATTTTAGTTCAAAATCTGTATTCAAACTTTGCATAATTATTTTTTTGGATAATGATCGTTTTATCCTCATCATTTTTTGAAAATATAAATTTATATTTCTTTGTAGATTCCTCTTTTCTTTCTTTTTCTAATAATGAAAATTCAATTTCTTGATTTGATCAATTTTTTAAGATTTCTAAAAATTGAACTCTATCTTTTGTTTTAATATTTTTAGCAAATTCTGATATATTTACTCATTTTCCGTTAAAAATATCAGATTTATTTTTAAATATTTGTTCTGCACTATCTTTAAATTTAGAATCTATTAAACGAATTCTTTGATTTTTATCGTCAAAAACTAAGGGAACTAAAATTGAAATATTTTTTCTTCTTTTCTTTTCAAAATTTATATACGAAAATAAGAAAAAAATAGAGGCAGTAAGAAATAAAAAAAATATTAAAAGTGTTAAAAAAATCTCTAAATGATTAGAAAGCAATAAGGCGAAAATATCTTTATTATCATTCATTTTAATTTGTTACTATTCTTTCTAGAGATTTATGATTTTTTAAAACTTTTTTTATCGAATCTTTTTCGGTTAAATTTTTAAATTTTATAACCACGGTGTCATTTTGTAATTCTAAAACAACACCTTCTCCAAAAACTATATGATTAACAATATCACCCGGTAGTCAATTTATATTTTTTTCTTCTTTTCTATAATTTAATTTTCCATCAGTGTTTCTTTTTCTAAAATTTTGTAGTATTTCAGATTTTATACCCATTTCAGAAACAAATCTAGATGTTTGTGATTGAAGTTGATTTTCAAAATAATTTCCTCCAGAATCGGAAATAAAAAGCCTTTCTTTAGCTCTAGTTATAGCAACATAAATTAGTCTTCTTTCTTCTTCGATAGCTTCTTTATCTTTTAATGATTTTTTACTTGGAGAAATACCCTCTGCCATACCTACTAAAAAAACATTAGAGAATTCTAAACCTTTAGAACTATGTATAGTCATCATAGTTATAGCATTACTTTCAAAACTAGATTCTTCATTATCGGTTAGTAAAGAAATTTCGAGTAAATAATCATTTAAAGTTAATTTTGGATTTTTATTTTCTCAATTTTTTATTCCTTGTAATAAACTATTTAGATTATTTTGCGCTTCTTGTTTATCTAAAGGATTTTTAATTGAACTAATATATTTTACTTTTTCTACAATTGTTTCTAACACAAATGCTATACTTTTTCCATTTTTAAGCAATTTTTTAGATAAATTAATGATATTCAAAAAATCAACTAATTCTTTTTGTAGAGAATGATTTAAAGGTAAATCTATAAAATTATCATCTAGGCTTTTTTCTTTACGATTGGTAAAGTAATCAATTAAACTATCAAAAATATTCATCTTTTTTTCTAGTGAAAAATCCACTATTTTTTGAATTGCAGAAGGTCCTATTTTTCTAGAAGGAACATTGATTATTCTATGAAATCCTATAGTAGATCCATCGTTTACGACTTTTAAGTAAGAAATTAAGTCTTTTACAACTCTTTTTTCAAAGAATTTTACTCCACCCAATAGTTGATAAGGAATATTTTCCTTTATTAACGCATCTTCAAATGCTCTTGAATAAAAACCGGAACGATATAAAATAGCAATATTTTTTAATTGTACTTTTTTTCTTTTTAATTCATTTATCTCTTCAGCAACTCATCTAGCTTCTACATCTACATTAAATGAATGATGAAAAGTTATTTCCTCACTAGAAATATTCTCTGTAAATAAGTTTTTTTCTAATCTATTTTTGTTATTTTTAATTAAACTATTAGCTGCATTTAAAATTAAGTTAGTTGAACGATAATTTTGATCTAATGTAATTGTTTGAACTCCATTTAAAGTTTTATCAAAATTTAAGATTAAATCAACCTTCGCCCCTCTTCAAGTATAAATAGTTTGATCAGGATCTCCAACAACAGTTAATATCGTTTTTTCAGAAAGTAAATATTTAATAATGTCAAATTGTAAGTCTGATGTATCTTGAAATTCATCAACCAAAATATGACTAAATTTATCAGATCATTTCTTTCTAATTTCTATATTTTCTTTAAGTATTTTTAAAGTAAATATCATTAAATCATCAAAATCTAAGGCCTTTAAATTGGATAATTCTTGATAGTAAAGTTCATAAATCTCTAATAATATTTCATCATCAGTTTCTAATTTATCTCTATCAATGTCTGAAGGTAACATTTCTAAATTTTTTCATTTAGAAATCTGTTCTAAAGCTGTAGAATAACTAACATCTCTATTAGTTATTTTCAATGTTCTATAAATATTTTCTAAAATATTTTTTTGATCACCACTATCTAGAATATCAAAATTACTATGATAACCTTTAATATTTTTTATTTCTCTTCTTAAAAAAAAGTTACATAATGAATGAAACGTACTTATCATTGTTTTTTCGCTTTTTCATTCTACTAAGTTAAAAATTCTTTCCTTCATTTCGTTTGTTGCTTTATTAGTGAAAGTAACAGCTAAAATTTTTTCAGGATTAGCTAAATTGTTTTCAATTAAATAGGCAATTTTTTTTGTTAAAACACTAGTTTTTCCACTTCCTGCTCCAGCTATAATTCTTAAATGCCCTTCATTATAGATAACAGCTGCTTTTTGTTTAGGATTTAAACCATTTAAAATTTTTTCATTAATTTCATTCAACATAATGCTCGCTTTCCTTTTCCCATTCCACTTCTTGCCAATTTAAAACTTCTATTTCTATTTCTTGTTTTTTAGTAATTTCCTCTTTTTTATGTAAATAATATGCTCTAGTTCCTGAAAAAAAATCAATTGGATTTTTTTTGCTAATATTCAATATAAAAATTACAAATAAAACTAAAAAATTTATATTACTAAATGCTAAAAATAAATTAAAAAATATTTTTTCTAGATTAGAAAACTCATTGCTTAAATTTATATTTTTTAAATTACTTAAATTTCTTATATCAATTATTTTTTTTAAAGTATCTGGTTGAATTAAAATAATGGAAATTAATAACATAATTATTCAAGTAACAGAAAAAAATAAATTTCTTTTTATTATATAAACTAACATATTATTTTTTTTATTAATTTGGTTGTTTATATTTATAATAATTTGATATTTAAAAATAATTTTACCTATTGTTTGACCTTTATATACAATAGGTAAAACATTAAAGTAAATTATTAAAAACAAAATTTGAGACAATAATCAAAAATAATATGATATTTCGAAATTAAAATTGAACACAAAAAAAGAAACAAAAATTAACAATAATGAAAAAGAAAAAAATAACAATAAATCAATAACACCTGAAAAGAAACGTACATAAAACTGAACTTCTTTTTTCATTAAATCCTTTTAGATATAAGATGTCATTTTGAAGGGGGGGTGTTTTCTAGAATAAGTTTACTTTCTTCGGTATTTAGCAAAATATATTTATTAATCGTTGTTAATAAAATAAATTCATTTTTTCTCATTTCTTTTAATTTTTCATAGTAATTTAGTACAAAAGGAGAAAATTCTTTTTGTTTAGTTAAAAATCTAACTAATAAAGACTTTTTAGTTTCTGCTAATATTACAGGTAAAAAAATTTGTAAAAAATAAAGTTTAGCATATAGAACTTCTTGTAAAAAATAAATATTATTTTCTCTTACATAATTTTCTAATCCCTTTAATTCTTTAATAACTTGAACTGGATTAGTAATACTAATATCATTATTTCATTCATGAACTATAACTTCATCTATATAAACATAACTTTTTAGATCTATTAATAGTTTATATAAAAAATCTAGTGTATATTTGGAATTTAAATCTTTAAAAGTTTTATTCTTAATTATTTCACGAACATTTTCTAATTTAAAAAATTTATTAAATATAATCGGGAAAGCATAAGCAATTACGCTCTTATCATCTTTTATTGAAAATATTTTCTTTTCTTCAATTCTTTTTTTAGGTTCCAGGTGAAAAAAACCTTTAAATTGTGGTTTAAATTCAATTAAATCTGCGGGATACTTATTTTGAGTATCTATGAATTTTTGTACAAAAAAGTTTTTTAAATTTGTTTCCGGAAATACTACAACAAAATATTCTCCTTCTGCAATAAAAAGCATATCCAATATACCTTTAATAACACTTTTTCTTTTTGTATTTATTAATATTTTTAGCTTTTCTTTAAATAATGATTTATATTCAAAAATTAAATTAAGTTCTTCATTTGTTGGCTTATTTATTGTAAGGACAATTTCAAAATCATTATTAGTTTGTTGAACAAACAATGAATCTAATAAAGATTTTAATTCATTTTTTTGTTTATATGATGGAACTAGTATAGATAATTTCATTTTACTCCTTACATTTTTAGATTATTAGGTGTTCTAGGAAATGGTATAGCATCTCTTATGTTATCAATTCCTGTAACATACATAACCAATCTTTCAAATCCTAAACCAAAACCTGAAGAACCTGCATCTCCAAATCTTCTTAAGTCTAGATATCATTTTAATTCTTCTTCAGAAATGGAAAGCTCTTTTATTCTAGATAATAACTTTTCATGTCTTACTTCTCTTTGAGAACCACCAATTAATTCACCTATTCCAGGAACTAGTAAATCAAATGCACTAACTGTTTTCCCATCATCATTTTGATGCATGTAAAAAGCTTTGAATTCTTTAGGATAATTAATTACTGCAACTGGTCCTTGAAATAATTTTTCCGCTAAATATTTTTCATGTTCAGTCGCTAAATCTAAACCGAAGTGAATATTTTGTTCTTCAAAATCAGTTTTAACTTTTTTCAATTCTTCTATTGCATCTTTATAATCAATGATAGAAATCTTTTTATTGACAAAATTACTTAATTTTTCTCTTAATTTAGAATCGATACTTTCTTCTAAAAAATCAAATTCTAATTTATTTACTTCTAAAGTTTTTTTAATTACGGTTTTTAGCATGTGATCTGCTAATTTAATAATATCTTTCAATTCATAAAATGCCACTTCTGGTTCAACCATTCAAAATTCTGCAGCATGTTTTTTTGTATGTGAATTTTCAGCTCTAAATGTAGGTCCGAAGGTGTATACTTTGTTAAAACCTATCGCATATGCTTCTGCATGTAGTTGTCCAGTTACTCCTAATGTAGCTTTTTTACCAAAGAAATCTTTAACACTTTCAGAGTCAACAATAAATGTTTCTCCTGCTCCTTCTCCATCGTTAGAAGTTATTATTGGTGAAGAAACATATAAAAAATTATGTTTAGAAAAAAAATTATGAATCTCTAGAGCTAGCGTTGAACGAATTAACATTACAGACTTAATTAATTTTGTTCTATGTCTAAGGTGAGGTATTTCTCTCAATACTTCCATAGAAATTTCTTTCTTTTGAATAGGAAAGTCTTCATCTGTATTTTTTAAAAGTTTAAATTCAATTGCTTGAAGCTCTGCAATTTGTTTTGAATTAGGAGTATGTTTAATAATTCCTACAATAGAAATAGCAGCACCATCTCTAGTTTTATCAACAACTTCTAAATCAACACTTTCTGATTTTAAAACTACTTGCAAATTATAAACTGTAGAACCGTCATTAAGTTCTAAAAATTTAATTTTCTTATTACCTCTTAAACTTGAAGTTCATCCTAAAACTTTAACTTCTTTTCCATCAAAATCTTTTATGTTTGATAATATCTTTTTTACTGTATACACCTTATCTCCCTTATATATTATTTATATTTTAAATTTTACTATAATTTTTCTTTTTAATAAAAATAGTAATTAAAAAACACAATTTTCATTGTGTTAATGAGTTATATTTTTAGCTCAGTTTACTTTTAAATAAAAAATTTCATAAACAATTAATTTTAGCAAATCAGATGTAAATAAAATAAAATAATAAAACGCAAATTCGTATCTAAAGTCTAAAGAAATATTCGGAATAAATACAAAAACAATTATTGATAATCAAATAATTTGTAAAACCCCGGATAAAAATTGTAGTATAGAGGTTAAGTTATTTTTTCCTCCAGCTTCCATACTTCTTATGCTGGAAGAAAAAATTATTCATATTGGATTAAAAATTGCAATAGATATACAAGTTAATTGTATTTCTTTTAAATAATAATTAGAAATTAACTCTTTTTGTTCGTTTAATACTTCTAAAGTGACTATATCTTTTATTTGTTCTTCTAAACCGATAACAACTCCGCCTGAAATAAATTTCATATAAGGTATAAAAATGATTATTATAAAAAATATAAAGGATAAAAATGCAGCAATTAAAAAATGGAATCCTTTAAGCTCCTTGGCATTTTTCTTAGCTTCCTCGATTTCATTTTTACCCAACTTAGAAGTAACAAATAAAGAAATATTTGCTCCTATTATTCCAAAAGTGGATGTAAAAATATTTGTAAGTGATGTTGTTATTCCTAAAATCGCTGAAGAGCCTAGCCCTCAATATTCTTTATATTCTCCAAAACCTAATGAACCGACTTTATATCCTTCTGCTCATAAAAAAGTTCTTATAGAAATAAAAATAAAACTAGAAGATGACAATAAAAAGCTAGGAATTCTTTTTAAAAAGAATGTTCATGTTTTTTTCTTTATTGATCCTATAGAAAATGGATTAATTAATAACTCTTTCTTTTTTAATCAAATAAAAAATAAACTAAAAGTTAAACTAATAAAACCCGATATAACTGTCGCTCAAGCAGAACCTTTTATTTCAAAAAAGGGAATTAAAATTAAATTTAAACAAATATTAGTAAATAATGTTGCTAAAGAGATATATAAAGAAATGGAACTATTTTTAGTTTCTCTTAATAAAGAAATGGAAGTAAAAGAAATCGAGAGCAATATTCAAGAAATGGTAATTATTCTAATGTAGTCGGTTGCATTATTGACAATTATATTAAATGTAACACTACTTGAACCATTGCCTGAATTATTATCTTTAGCAATTGTTCTAATGAAGAACTCTGGACTTAAAAAAATTATTAAACTAAATAAAAAAGTTAATAAAAAGGAAACTAAATACCTAACTCTCAATACATCTTTAGCTTCACTTTGCTTTTTTGCTCCAAAAAACTGTCCAAATAAAGACATACCTATAGCGTTGAAGCTAATTAAAATACCACCTATTATTCCGGTAAATGCATTAGCGAAATTCAAGGATGAAACTCCTCCCTGAATTCCAGTTACCATGAAATTATCAATAAAACCATTTAAAGATACAAGAAATCCTGATAAAACTATCGGAATTGCGTTTTTAGAATAAATTTTTCATTTTTCTTTAGTAGAAGGGAAAAAAGAAAGAAAAAAAGATAAAATTTTATTTTTTGTGTTCAGCATTTTTAGAATAATTGTTTATTATTTCAACAACTTTTTCCTCTACTTCTTGTTCACTTAAATTATTTGTATCAACAATGAAATATTTTAAATTAAACTCATTACATAAATTTTCAAAATAAGGTCTATAAAACTTATGTAAAGTCTCAAAATATTCTTTATTTAATTCTCAGTTGTTTGTTTCAACTTCTCTTTCTCTTTTAAAAAATCTTTCTTTAAATGTTTCAAAAGAAACATCGAGAAAAATTGCTAATTCAGGTAATTCTTCTTTAGTTATTAATTCTTTAAAAGCTAAGTTATAAGCTCTCATGTACTTAGGTTCTTTTTGTGCTAAATTTATTTGCGCAAAAATATTGTGCTCAATTGAAAATCTATCTAAAAAGAAGTGCCCTTTTACTTTATTATTTTTATTTTTTTCATTAAATTCTTTAATTTTTTTTGAAAAAATTGATGAGTGACTTTCAATTATATATGTTTGAAATCCAATTGTTAAATTTTCTTTTTTCTCATATAATCACTTTAAAAATGTATTAAATACTTCATCTTTTTCATCAAACTCTAATAGTAAATCAGAATTTTCAAATCTATTTACTAAAGATTTGGTTAAAGTACTTTTACCACTACTTATCATTCCGCTTATTCCTATAATCATATTTTTCTCCTTTTTCTTCTAGTTATTTAATGATATATATTTTTTTAAAAAATAGAAATAAAAATATTTTCAAAATATTTAAAATATTACTTTTCTATTTTTTGTAAAAAAAATTTATAATTTGTAAAAAATGTTATAAAATTTTTATAATTTTTAATTTATAAAAATAAGGAAAATTATGAGTACTAATTCTAATAATAAATTTAAATCGCAATTTGTTAATTTACAAAAAGAATTAATTAATATGGATAACCACAATCCTAAAAATTTAATAGAAGTTTGTAAGAAAAAACCTTTTTCTATTTTTATGATGTTTTTATCATCTTGTTTATTTACATTTGCTATAACAGTAATTCTTGCACAATCTAAAACTATACCTTCAGGCTTAACTGCAATACCTACTTTAATTACTTATATTTTTAGTATAACTAAACCATATTTTTCTTTTATTTATTTATTATTAAATTTACCGCTTATTATTATTTTTTGAAAATCAATAAAAAAATCTTTTTTATATTTAACAATCATTTGAATGATTTTTCAAAATTTATGAAATTTATTTTTTAATATTGAAATAATTAAAAATTTTTTAATTTATCATATTTCTATTACTTCAGAAAGCTGAAACATAAACAAAGCGCTTGAAAGTAATTCCGATTTATGACAAATAATTTATTACACAGTCTTTGGTTCTGTATTAATCGGAACATCTATTGGTATTTCTTGAAAATTTGGAGGTTCTACAGGAGGTACTGACTTTATCTCTTATTATTATTCAACTAAAAAAAGAAAACCGATTGGAAAAATATTATTCATAATTTCAATTTCTATAGCACTCTTTTCATTAATAACATTTGGTTCATTAGGGCATTTTAATATAGGGGAAGGTAGAATATATAGAATTTTAGGAATCCAAGTTATTTCAACTATTTTATATATTTTTATCACTTCTATCATTGTTAATTTAATTTATCCTAAATATAAAAAAGTGGCAATAACTATTTATTGTTCTGAACCTCAAAAAATTATGAATCATCTAAAAGAAATTAATTATTGACATTCTTATAATTTATGAGTAGGTCAATCAGGATATACCGGGAAAGAAACATATAAAATTAAAACAATTGCATTATATTTAGAAGTTAAAATGATTGTTAGTGAGCTAAGAAAAGTTGATCCTAAAATTTGAATTTCTTTAAAACCAGTCATTGAAACTTCTGGATTATTTGACACTTCTAGAATAGAATAATTATTTAAATTATTTTATTCTTTTTTTTATTTTTTTTTAATAAAATTAAACTATGGCAATAGCGATAATAGCAGAATATAACCCATTTCATAATGGACATAGATATCAATTAGAATATGTAAAAAAACATTTTCCTAACGATAAAATTTACATTATTCTATCAGGAAAATATGTACAAAGAGGCGAAATAGCCGTTGCTTCCTTTGAAGAAAGAAAAAAAATAGCTTTAAAACACGGTGCTGATTATGTTATAGAATTACCCTTTAATTTCGCAACTCAAGCAGCTCATATTTTTGCTCAAGGAGCACTAAAAATCATTAATGAACATAAAATTGACAAAATTATTTTCGGTAGTGAATCCGATAATGTAGAAAATCTATACAAAATTGCAGAAACAATTTATTAC
This genomic interval from Mesomycoplasma molare contains the following:
- a CDS encoding YitT family protein; translated protein: MSTNSNNKFKSQFVNLQKELINMDNHNPKNLIEVCKKKPFSIFMMFLSSCLFTFAITVILAQSKTIPSGLTAIPTLITYIFSITKPYFSFIYLLLNLPLIIIFWKSIKKSFLYLTIIWMIFQNLWNLFFNIEIIKNFLIYHISITSESWNINKALESNSDLWQIIYYTVFGSVLIGTSIGISWKFGGSTGGTDFISYYYSTKKRKPIGKILFIISISIALFSLITFGSLGHFNIGEGRIYRILGIQVISTILYIFITSIIVNLIYPKYKKVAITIYCSEPQKIMNHLKEINYWHSYNLWVGQSGYTGKETYKIKTIALYLEVKMIVSELRKVDPKIWISLKPVIETSGLFDTSRIE
- a CDS encoding ATP-dependent helicase, with protein sequence MLNEINEKILNGLNPKQKAAVIYNEGHLRIIAGAGSGKTSVLTKKIAYLIENNLANPEKILAVTFTNKATNEMKERIFNLVEWKSEKTMISTFHSLCNFFLRREIKNIKGYHSNFDILDSGDQKNILENIYRTLKITNRDVSYSTALEQISKWKNLEMLPSDIDRDKLETDDEILLEIYELYYQELSNLKALDFDDLMIFTLKILKENIEIRKKWSDKFSHILVDEFQDTSDLQFDIIKYLLSEKTILTVVGDPDQTIYTWRGAKVDLILNFDKTLNGVQTITLDQNYRSTNLILNAANSLIKNNKNRLEKNLFTENISSEEITFHHSFNVDVEARWVAEEINELKRKKVQLKNIAILYRSGFYSRAFEDALIKENIPYQLLGGVKFFEKRVVKDLISYLKVVNDGSTIGFHRIINVPSRKIGPSAIQKIVDFSLEKKMNIFDSLIDYFTNRKEKSLDDNFIDLPLNHSLQKELVDFLNIINLSKKLLKNGKSIAFVLETIVEKVKYISSIKNPLDKQEAQNNLNSLLQGIKNWENKNPKLTLNDYLLEISLLTDNEESSFESNAITMMTIHSSKGLEFSNVFLVGMAEGISPSKKSLKDKEAIEEERRLIYVAITRAKERLFISDSGGNYFENQLQSQTSRFVSEMGIKSEILQNFRKRNTDGKLNYRKEEKNINWLPGDIVNHIVFGEGVVLELQNDTVVIKFKNLTEKDSIKKVLKNHKSLERIVTN
- a CDS encoding RDD family protein, with amino-acid sequence MKKEVQFYVRFFSGVIDLLLFFSFSLLLIFVSFFVFNFNFEISYYFWLLSQILFLIIYFNVLPIVYKGQTIGKIIFKYQIIININNQINKKNNMLVYIIKRNLFFSVTWIIMLLISIILIQPDTLKKIIDIRNLSNLKNINLSNEFSNLEKIFFNLFLAFSNINFLVLFVIFILNISKKNPIDFFSGTRAYYLHKKEEITKKQEIEIEVLNWQEVEWEKESEHYVEWN
- a CDS encoding glycosyltransferase family 2 protein; translated protein: MKLSILVPSYKQKNELKSLLDSLFVQQTNNDFEIVLTINKPTNEELNLIFEYKSLFKEKLKILINTKRKSVIKGILDMLFIAEGEYFVVVFPETNLKNFFVQKFIDTQNKYPADLIEFKPQFKGFFHLEPKKRIEEKKIFSIKDDKSVIAYAFPIIFNKFFKLENVREIIKNKTFKDLNSKYTLDFLYKLLIDLKSYVYIDEVIVHEWNNDISITNPVQVIKELKGLENYVRENNIYFLQEVLYAKLYFLQIFLPVILAETKKSLLVRFLTKQKEFSPFVLNYYEKLKEMRKNEFILLTTINKYILLNTEESKLILENTPPSKWHLISKRI
- a CDS encoding MHO_4530 family protein, which translates into the protein MNDNKDIFALLLSNHLEIFLTLLIFFLFLTASIFFLFSYINFEKKRRKNISILVPLVFDDKNQRIRLIDSKFKDSAEQIFKNKSDIFNGKWVNISEFAKNIKTKDRVQFLEILKNWSNQEIEFSLLEKERKEESTKKYKFIFSKNDEDKTIIIQKNNYAKFEYRFWTKMYKKLKIKKTYETKTKKRYSLFFSFSLIRWFIKEDVYKNIVEKIIETNFLLSIKIKQIVYDDGNLSFMFTSNSKKEINILKSNLVKKFNKFKNNFFFNYESIVIIDNKANTKTTLNNNKIKKIINFSLWKSKESKTIFELEHPYFLEDAEELEKYNLALENLKNWIKKDELNKINLEIRNLKRKIGQIQLEDIPLETRKYLSYREKYKIAEKILLEDLDKKVSDKSNFIFTYTDLFLNNYSSFDKNTSNLIIKIKSFLTFVKRAKEKLITEENKEFDRWGLYIEKMNNSLFSLLIELKPKFLVISSEILSKIDDNFNVLTLESLFKIAQEKEIMIIYENKKTIIKDEQIIDKIGYKYYYYI
- the asnS gene encoding asparagine--tRNA ligase, with the protein product MYTVKKILSNIKDFDGKEVKVLGWTSSLRGNKKIKFLELNDGSTVYNLQVVLKSESVDLEVVDKTRDGAAISIVGIIKHTPNSKQIAELQAIEFKLLKNTDEDFPIQKKEISMEVLREIPHLRHRTKLIKSVMLIRSTLALEIHNFFSKHNFLYVSSPIITSNDGEGAGETFIVDSESVKDFFGKKATLGVTGQLHAEAYAIGFNKVYTFGPTFRAENSHTKKHAAEFWMVEPEVAFYELKDIIKLADHMLKTVIKKTLEVNKLEFDFLEESIDSKLREKLSNFVNKKISIIDYKDAIEELKKVKTDFEEQNIHFGLDLATEHEKYLAEKLFQGPVAVINYPKEFKAFYMHQNDDGKTVSAFDLLVPGIGELIGGSQREVRHEKLLSRIKELSISEEELKWYLDLRRFGDAGSSGFGLGFERLVMYVTGIDNIRDAIPFPRTPNNLKM
- a CDS encoding deoxynucleoside kinase, which encodes MIIGISGMISSGKSTLTKSLVNRFENSDLLLEFDEKDEVFNTFLKWLYEKKENLTIGFQTYIIESHSSIFSKKIKEFNEKNKNNKVKGHFFLDRFSIEHNIFAQINLAQKEPKYMRAYNLAFKELITKEELPELAIFLDVSFETFKERFFKREREVETNNWELNKEYFETLHKFYRPYFENLCNEFNLKYFIVDTNNLSEQEVEEKVVEIINNYSKNAEHKK